Proteins encoded together in one Onychomys torridus chromosome 1, mOncTor1.1, whole genome shotgun sequence window:
- the Nat14 gene encoding N-acetyltransferase 14 gives MAPNHLSVREMREDEKPLVLEMLKAGVKDTENRVALHALTRPPALLLLAAASSGLRFVLASFVLALLLPVFLAVAAVKLGLRARWGSLPPPGGLGGPWVAVRGSGDVCGVLALAPGANVGDGARVTRLSVSRWHRRRGVGRRLLAFAESRARAWAGSMGEPRARLVVPVAVAAWGVSGLLEACGYQAEGGWGCMGYMLVREFGKDL, from the exons ATGGCCCCCAACCACCTGTCAGTGCGGGAGATGAGGGAAGACGAGAAGCCCCTGGTGCTGGAGATGCTGAAG GCTGGtgtaaaagacacagaaaaccgGGTGGCCCTCCACGCTCTGACTCGTCCGCCAGCCCTTCTCCTCCTGGCTGCAGCCAGCAGCGGCTTGCGCTTCGTCCTGGCCTCCTTTGTCCTGGCCCTCCTGCTGCCCGTGTTTCTGGCTGTGGCCGCTGTGAAGCTGGGCCTGCGAGCTCGGTGGGGTTCTCTGCCTCCGCCCGGCGGCCTGGGGGGGCCCTGGGTGGCTGTCCGGGGCTCAGGCGATGTGTGTGGAGTCCTGGCTCTGGCCCCTGGTGCCAACGTGGGGGACGGAGCCCGAGTCACCCGCCTCTCGGTCTCTCGATGGCATCGTCGCAGGGGCGTGGGCAGGAGGCTGCTGGCCTTTGCTGAATCCCGGGCTCGAGCCTGGGCTGGGAGTATGGGGGAACCTCGGGCCCGGCTCGTGGTCCCAGTAGCTGTAGCTGCTTGGGGCGTGTCAGGGTTACTGGAGGCCTGTGGCTACCaggcagagggaggctggggCTGCATGGGCTATATGCTGGTGAGAGAATTCGGCAAAGATCTGTGA
- the Znf628 gene encoding zinc finger protein 628 isoform X1, whose product MSPMKKGGHGGVMAGSHVDMAPASTTEGTGEKPGPTAPAPTPAAQYECGECGKSFRWSSRLLHHQRTHTGERPYKCPDCPKAFKGSSALLYHQRGHTGERPYQCPDCPKAFKRSSLLQIHRSVHTGLRAFTCAQCGLAFKWSSHYQYHLRQHTGERPYPCPDCPKAFKNSSSLRRHRHVHTGERPYTCGICGKSFTQSTNLRQHQRVHTGERPFRCPLCPKTFTHSSNLLLHHRTHGPAPGSTPTPAGETSGASTKVLVSDAYLQPRSPPAPQAPPPLPPPVVPELFLAAAETTVELVYRCDGCEQGFSSEELLLEHQPCPGPAVAAQPQDTPAELPQADPPLPQPPPATAGPPNFACLPCGKSFRTVAGLSRHQHSHGAASGQAFRCGSCDGAFPQLASLLAHQQCHVEEAAAGRPPPQAEAAEVTCPQEPLAPATPAPPPPAPASVSAERPYKCAECGKAFKGSSGLRYHLRDHTGERPYQCGECGKAFKRSSLLAIHQRVHTGLRAFTCGQCGLTFKWSSHYQYHLRLHSGERPYACNECGKAFRNTSCLRRHRHVHTGERPHACSVCGKSFAQTSNLRQHQRVHTGERPFRCPLCPKTFTHSSNLLLHQRTHSAERPFACPICGRGFVMAAYLQRHLRTHTPATATSGTTTGPAAPQPPAPLAAAPTPLAAQDVHVLPHLQATLSLEVAGTTAQATPPAPVVPNSQTFLLVQTAQGLQLIPSSVHPPTPPPPPPPPKLILLPPANAGGMGSGAAKQGPRAVGKAGQGTGVVWFPGPSGLGMQGGGNAGASGGGQSLIVLQNVGSGETGPQEVSGVQLQPAQEVATVQLQPAQEVTTVQLQPAQEVTTVQLQPLTGQVSNSSGGAVATDTPNLLVVQSGTAEELLTSPGPGEVGDSEASASMVQDVVFETLQTDEGLQSVLVLSGADGEQTRLCVQEVETLSPGLTEPAATGPSGQKLLIIRSAPATDVLESSSAAGGTTTLQLLAPPAPGPVSNPVGVPVAPTSQMVQVVPAVAGPGVMAPQSLPSIQIVQTLPAVQLVHTF is encoded by the exons ATGAGCCCCATGAAGAAGGGAGGACATGGAG GTGTGATGGCCGGCTCCCACGTGGACATGGCACCAGCATCCACCACGGAGGGGACCGGGGAAAAGCCAGGCCCCACTGCCCCGGCACCCACCCCTGCTGCCCAGTATGAGTGCGGGGAGTGTGGCAAGTCGTTCCGGTGGTCATCCCGGCTCCTGCACCATCAGCGCACGCACACGGGAGAACGGCCCTATAAGTGCCCGGACTGCCCCAAAGCCTTCAAGGGTTCCTCAGCTCTCCTCTACCACCAGCGGGGCCACACAGGCGAGCGGCCCTATCAGTGCCCCGACTGCCCCAAAGCCTTCAAGCGCTCCTCCCTGCTGCAGATCCACCGCAGCGTGCACACGGGCCTGCGGGCCTTCACCTGCGCCCAGTGTGGCCTGGCTTTCAAGTGGTCATCCCACTACCAGTACCACTTGCGACAGCATACGGGAGAGCGGCCCTACCCGTGCCCCGACTGCCCCAAGGCTTTCAAGAACTCCTCCAGCCTGCGGCGCCACCGGCACGTGCACACCGGGGAACGCCCTTACACCTGTGGCATTTGCGGCAAGAGCTTCACACAGAGTACCAATCTGCGCCAGCACCAGCGGGTGCACACGGGGGAGCGCCCATTTCGTTGTCCGCTCTGTCCCAAGACCTTCACCCACTCCTCCAATCTGCTGCTGCACCATCGCACCCACGGCCCCGCCCCcggctccacccccacccctgcagggGAGACCAGCGGCGCCAGCACCAAGGTCCTGGTCTCTGATGCCTACCTGCAGCCCCGCAGTCCGCCTGCACCCCAAGCCCCGCCCCCTCTGCCCCCGCCCGTGGTGCCCGAGCTCTTTCTGGCTGCTGCCGAGACCACGGTGGAGCTGGTGTACCGCTGCGATGGCTGTGAGCAGGGCTTCAGCAGCGAGGAGCTGCTCTTGGAGCACCAGCCGTGCCCGGGCCCCGCCGTGGCTGCCCAGCCCCAGGATACGCCTGCCGAGCTGCCCCAAGCCGACCCCCCTCTGCCCCAGCCCCCGCCTGCCACCGCAGGCCCCCCCaactttgcctgcctgccttgcgGGAAGTCCTTCCGGACCGTGGCCGGCCTGTCCCGCCACCAGCACAGCCATGGCGCGGCCAGTGGACAGGCCTTTCGCTGTGGCAGCTGTGACGGCGCCTTCCCACAGCTGGCTAGCCTGTTGGCTCACCAGCAGTGCCACGTGGAGGAGGCGGCAGCAGGACGCCCGCCCCCCCAGGCTGAGGCTGCGGAGGTCACCTGTCCCCAGGAGCCGCTAGCCCCAGCCACCCCTGCTCCCCCTCCACCCGCACCGGCCTCTGTTTCCGCAGAGCGGCCATACAAGTGTGCCGAGTGTGGTAAGGCCTTCAAGGGTTCTTCCGGGCTGCGCTACCACTTGCGGGACCACACAGGCGAGCGGCCCTACCAGTGCGGGgagtgtggcaaagcctttaaGCGGTCCTCTCTGCTGGCCATCCACCAGCGTGTGCACACGGGCCTGCGAGCCTTTACCTGTGGCCAGTGTGGCCTCACCTTCAAGTGGTCGTCCCACTACCAGTACCATCTGCGACTGCACTCAGGCGAGCGGCCCTATGCCTGCAACGAGTGTGGCAAAGCCTTCCGTAACACGTCGTGCCTGCGGCGCCACCGGCACGTGCACACTGGCGAGCGGCCCCACGCCTGTAGCGTGTGTGGCAAGAGCTTTGCACAGACGTCCAACCTGCGCCAGCACCAGCGCGTGCACACGGGCGAGCGACCCTTCCGCTGCCCGCTTTGCCCCAAGACGTTCACGCACTCCTCCAACCTGCTGCTGCACCAGCGCACCCATTCTGCTGAGCGCCCTTTTGCGTGTCCCATTTGCGGCCGTGGCTTTGTCATGGCCGCCTATCTGCAGCGGCATCTGAGGACGCACACCCCAGCCACAGCAACTTCGGGCACCACCACCGGCCCCGCTGCACCACAGCCCCCTGCCCCATTGGCCGCAGCTCCAACTCCACTGGCTGCCCAAGATGTTCATGTTCTTCCCCACCTACAGGCCACACTTTCACTTGAAGTAGCTGGGACCACAGCCCAGGCTACGCCCCCGGCCCCAGTCGTCCCCAACTCCCAGACATTTCTCCTGGTACAGACTGCCCAGGGTCTCCAACTGATCCCTAGCAGTGTCCATCCCCCTACCCCTCCTCCaccgcctccacctcccaagctcATTCTGCTGCCTCCTGCCAATGCTGGAGGTATGGGCAGTGGCGCTGCAAAGCAGGGCCCTCGGGCCGTGGGAAAAGCGGGACAGGGGACAGGGGTGGTGTGGTTCCCAGGCCCAAGTGGTCTGGGGATGCAGGGAGGAGGCAACGCAGGAGCTAGCGGGGGAGGGCAGAGTCTCATTGTTCTGCAGAATGTAGGGAGTGGGGAGACAGGGCCACAGGAAGTGAGTGGGGTTCAGCTTCAGCCAGCACAGGAAGTGGCCACGGTCCAACTCCAGCCTGCACAGGAAGTGACCACAGTCCAGCTCCAACCAGCACAGGAAGTGACTACAGTCCAGCTCCAGCCCCTGACAGGCCAAGTCTCCAATTCCAGTGGGGGAGCTGTGGCGACAGACACTCCAAACCTGCTGGTGGTTCAGAGCGGGACTGCTGAGGAGCTACTCACCAGCCCTGGACCCGGGGAGGTGGGGGACAGCGAGGCCAGTGCCAGCATGGTCCAGGATGTCGTGTTTGAAACGCTGCAGACAGATGAGGGATTGCAGAGTGTGCTGGTGCTGAGTGGAGCAGACGGCGAGCAGACCAGGCTGTGTGTGCAGGAGGTGGAGACCCTTTCCCCTGGACTGACAGAGCCAGCTGCCACTGGCCCATCAGGACAGAAACTCCTTATCATTCGGAGCGCTCCAGCTACCGACGTTCTGGAAAGTAGCAGCGCTGCAGGAGGCACCACGACGCTGCAGCTCCTGGCCCCACCGGCACCTGGCCCGGTCTCTAACCCCGTGGGGGTGCCGGTAGCCCCCACCTCCCAGATGGTACAAGTGGTGCCTGCAGTGGCTGGCCCGGGGGTCATGGCTCCGCAGAGTTTGCCCTCTATCCAGATCGTGCAGACTCTGCCTGCGGTCCAGTTGGTACACACGTTTTGA
- the LOC118570090 gene encoding uncharacterized protein C19orf85-like, with the protein MHPGFPAAPGVSEPGPRELCAFVSGASAHMLRALQPRRTRPPKRRPNHRRFLHNQICRQFAKIEAATQHLALSILSQKAPPQSQRAPPRRPPPPPPSPFLGVASAEAPVEMSLDSPGLSLAALDTSALDLFDDILLTPERPLVAPDSCCQTLAAGVPQEASGFISHAPGSGDQRQPTAMQAPRFPNPLSPPQNAHGGSTEPAALGWDWVDSWEAPCAWGPQGIGDGWGTL; encoded by the exons ATGCACCCTGGGTTCCCTGCGGCTCCTGGGGTCTCCGAGCCAGGGCCCCGAGAGCTGTGCGCCTTTGTGAGCGGGGCTTCGGCCCACATGCTTCGGGCCCTGCAGCCCAGGCGTACCAGGCCCCCCAAGCGCAGGCCCAACCACCGGAGGTTTCTACACAACCAGATCTGCAG gcAGTTTGCCAAGATTGAAGCCGCCACCCAGCACCTGGCCCTCtccatcctgtctcaaaaagcaccTCCCCAGAGCCAGAGAGCACCGCCCCGGaggccacctccaccacctccatccCCCTTCCTGGGAGTGGCCTCTGCTGAGGCCCCCGTGGAAATGTCCCTCGACAGCCCTGGCCTGAGCCTAGCTGCCTTGGACACCTCAGCCCTCGACCTCTTCGATGACATTCTGCTCACTCCTGAGCGCCCCTTGGTGGCTCCTGACAGCTGCTGTCAGACTCTGGCTGCGGGTGTCCCCCAGGAGGCATCTGGTTTCATTTCTCATGCCCCAGGCTCAGGAGACCAGAGACAGCCAACCGCAATGCAGGCTCCAAGGTTCCCCAAtcctctgtcccctccccagaATGCCCACGGGGGAAGCACAGAGCCTGCGGCTCTAGGCTGGGATTGGGTGGATAGCTGGGAGGCACCTTGTGCCTGGGGTCCTCAGGGAATCGGGGATGGCTGGGGAACCCTTTGA
- the Znf628 gene encoding zinc finger protein 628 isoform X2: MAGSHVDMAPASTTEGTGEKPGPTAPAPTPAAQYECGECGKSFRWSSRLLHHQRTHTGERPYKCPDCPKAFKGSSALLYHQRGHTGERPYQCPDCPKAFKRSSLLQIHRSVHTGLRAFTCAQCGLAFKWSSHYQYHLRQHTGERPYPCPDCPKAFKNSSSLRRHRHVHTGERPYTCGICGKSFTQSTNLRQHQRVHTGERPFRCPLCPKTFTHSSNLLLHHRTHGPAPGSTPTPAGETSGASTKVLVSDAYLQPRSPPAPQAPPPLPPPVVPELFLAAAETTVELVYRCDGCEQGFSSEELLLEHQPCPGPAVAAQPQDTPAELPQADPPLPQPPPATAGPPNFACLPCGKSFRTVAGLSRHQHSHGAASGQAFRCGSCDGAFPQLASLLAHQQCHVEEAAAGRPPPQAEAAEVTCPQEPLAPATPAPPPPAPASVSAERPYKCAECGKAFKGSSGLRYHLRDHTGERPYQCGECGKAFKRSSLLAIHQRVHTGLRAFTCGQCGLTFKWSSHYQYHLRLHSGERPYACNECGKAFRNTSCLRRHRHVHTGERPHACSVCGKSFAQTSNLRQHQRVHTGERPFRCPLCPKTFTHSSNLLLHQRTHSAERPFACPICGRGFVMAAYLQRHLRTHTPATATSGTTTGPAAPQPPAPLAAAPTPLAAQDVHVLPHLQATLSLEVAGTTAQATPPAPVVPNSQTFLLVQTAQGLQLIPSSVHPPTPPPPPPPPKLILLPPANAGGMGSGAAKQGPRAVGKAGQGTGVVWFPGPSGLGMQGGGNAGASGGGQSLIVLQNVGSGETGPQEVSGVQLQPAQEVATVQLQPAQEVTTVQLQPAQEVTTVQLQPLTGQVSNSSGGAVATDTPNLLVVQSGTAEELLTSPGPGEVGDSEASASMVQDVVFETLQTDEGLQSVLVLSGADGEQTRLCVQEVETLSPGLTEPAATGPSGQKLLIIRSAPATDVLESSSAAGGTTTLQLLAPPAPGPVSNPVGVPVAPTSQMVQVVPAVAGPGVMAPQSLPSIQIVQTLPAVQLVHTF; this comes from the coding sequence ATGGCCGGCTCCCACGTGGACATGGCACCAGCATCCACCACGGAGGGGACCGGGGAAAAGCCAGGCCCCACTGCCCCGGCACCCACCCCTGCTGCCCAGTATGAGTGCGGGGAGTGTGGCAAGTCGTTCCGGTGGTCATCCCGGCTCCTGCACCATCAGCGCACGCACACGGGAGAACGGCCCTATAAGTGCCCGGACTGCCCCAAAGCCTTCAAGGGTTCCTCAGCTCTCCTCTACCACCAGCGGGGCCACACAGGCGAGCGGCCCTATCAGTGCCCCGACTGCCCCAAAGCCTTCAAGCGCTCCTCCCTGCTGCAGATCCACCGCAGCGTGCACACGGGCCTGCGGGCCTTCACCTGCGCCCAGTGTGGCCTGGCTTTCAAGTGGTCATCCCACTACCAGTACCACTTGCGACAGCATACGGGAGAGCGGCCCTACCCGTGCCCCGACTGCCCCAAGGCTTTCAAGAACTCCTCCAGCCTGCGGCGCCACCGGCACGTGCACACCGGGGAACGCCCTTACACCTGTGGCATTTGCGGCAAGAGCTTCACACAGAGTACCAATCTGCGCCAGCACCAGCGGGTGCACACGGGGGAGCGCCCATTTCGTTGTCCGCTCTGTCCCAAGACCTTCACCCACTCCTCCAATCTGCTGCTGCACCATCGCACCCACGGCCCCGCCCCcggctccacccccacccctgcagggGAGACCAGCGGCGCCAGCACCAAGGTCCTGGTCTCTGATGCCTACCTGCAGCCCCGCAGTCCGCCTGCACCCCAAGCCCCGCCCCCTCTGCCCCCGCCCGTGGTGCCCGAGCTCTTTCTGGCTGCTGCCGAGACCACGGTGGAGCTGGTGTACCGCTGCGATGGCTGTGAGCAGGGCTTCAGCAGCGAGGAGCTGCTCTTGGAGCACCAGCCGTGCCCGGGCCCCGCCGTGGCTGCCCAGCCCCAGGATACGCCTGCCGAGCTGCCCCAAGCCGACCCCCCTCTGCCCCAGCCCCCGCCTGCCACCGCAGGCCCCCCCaactttgcctgcctgccttgcgGGAAGTCCTTCCGGACCGTGGCCGGCCTGTCCCGCCACCAGCACAGCCATGGCGCGGCCAGTGGACAGGCCTTTCGCTGTGGCAGCTGTGACGGCGCCTTCCCACAGCTGGCTAGCCTGTTGGCTCACCAGCAGTGCCACGTGGAGGAGGCGGCAGCAGGACGCCCGCCCCCCCAGGCTGAGGCTGCGGAGGTCACCTGTCCCCAGGAGCCGCTAGCCCCAGCCACCCCTGCTCCCCCTCCACCCGCACCGGCCTCTGTTTCCGCAGAGCGGCCATACAAGTGTGCCGAGTGTGGTAAGGCCTTCAAGGGTTCTTCCGGGCTGCGCTACCACTTGCGGGACCACACAGGCGAGCGGCCCTACCAGTGCGGGgagtgtggcaaagcctttaaGCGGTCCTCTCTGCTGGCCATCCACCAGCGTGTGCACACGGGCCTGCGAGCCTTTACCTGTGGCCAGTGTGGCCTCACCTTCAAGTGGTCGTCCCACTACCAGTACCATCTGCGACTGCACTCAGGCGAGCGGCCCTATGCCTGCAACGAGTGTGGCAAAGCCTTCCGTAACACGTCGTGCCTGCGGCGCCACCGGCACGTGCACACTGGCGAGCGGCCCCACGCCTGTAGCGTGTGTGGCAAGAGCTTTGCACAGACGTCCAACCTGCGCCAGCACCAGCGCGTGCACACGGGCGAGCGACCCTTCCGCTGCCCGCTTTGCCCCAAGACGTTCACGCACTCCTCCAACCTGCTGCTGCACCAGCGCACCCATTCTGCTGAGCGCCCTTTTGCGTGTCCCATTTGCGGCCGTGGCTTTGTCATGGCCGCCTATCTGCAGCGGCATCTGAGGACGCACACCCCAGCCACAGCAACTTCGGGCACCACCACCGGCCCCGCTGCACCACAGCCCCCTGCCCCATTGGCCGCAGCTCCAACTCCACTGGCTGCCCAAGATGTTCATGTTCTTCCCCACCTACAGGCCACACTTTCACTTGAAGTAGCTGGGACCACAGCCCAGGCTACGCCCCCGGCCCCAGTCGTCCCCAACTCCCAGACATTTCTCCTGGTACAGACTGCCCAGGGTCTCCAACTGATCCCTAGCAGTGTCCATCCCCCTACCCCTCCTCCaccgcctccacctcccaagctcATTCTGCTGCCTCCTGCCAATGCTGGAGGTATGGGCAGTGGCGCTGCAAAGCAGGGCCCTCGGGCCGTGGGAAAAGCGGGACAGGGGACAGGGGTGGTGTGGTTCCCAGGCCCAAGTGGTCTGGGGATGCAGGGAGGAGGCAACGCAGGAGCTAGCGGGGGAGGGCAGAGTCTCATTGTTCTGCAGAATGTAGGGAGTGGGGAGACAGGGCCACAGGAAGTGAGTGGGGTTCAGCTTCAGCCAGCACAGGAAGTGGCCACGGTCCAACTCCAGCCTGCACAGGAAGTGACCACAGTCCAGCTCCAACCAGCACAGGAAGTGACTACAGTCCAGCTCCAGCCCCTGACAGGCCAAGTCTCCAATTCCAGTGGGGGAGCTGTGGCGACAGACACTCCAAACCTGCTGGTGGTTCAGAGCGGGACTGCTGAGGAGCTACTCACCAGCCCTGGACCCGGGGAGGTGGGGGACAGCGAGGCCAGTGCCAGCATGGTCCAGGATGTCGTGTTTGAAACGCTGCAGACAGATGAGGGATTGCAGAGTGTGCTGGTGCTGAGTGGAGCAGACGGCGAGCAGACCAGGCTGTGTGTGCAGGAGGTGGAGACCCTTTCCCCTGGACTGACAGAGCCAGCTGCCACTGGCCCATCAGGACAGAAACTCCTTATCATTCGGAGCGCTCCAGCTACCGACGTTCTGGAAAGTAGCAGCGCTGCAGGAGGCACCACGACGCTGCAGCTCCTGGCCCCACCGGCACCTGGCCCGGTCTCTAACCCCGTGGGGGTGCCGGTAGCCCCCACCTCCCAGATGGTACAAGTGGTGCCTGCAGTGGCTGGCCCGGGGGTCATGGCTCCGCAGAGTTTGCCCTCTATCCAGATCGTGCAGACTCTGCCTGCGGTCCAGTTGGTACACACGTTTTGA